A genomic region of Catalinimonas niigatensis contains the following coding sequences:
- the deoC gene encoding deoxyribose-phosphate aldolase codes for MNNIHRFLEHTALSATLTHHDVEKMIREAHEYNFVGLCLPPFWVKKAKRDLGKADVQMVTVVGFPLGYQMSQTKEAEIQKALKDGADELDVVMNISAFKSGLPWTKIELAKYAGIIHEQEAFLKVIIETAYLSEEEIRIACKLCADAGADFVKTSTGMASEGAKIEDIKLMRACLPSNVGIKASGGIKTYEQAKAFLEAGADRIGTSSAVRIVQYKNEQAP; via the coding sequence ATGAATAACATTCACCGTTTTCTAGAACATACTGCTTTGTCAGCCACTCTAACACATCACGATGTTGAGAAAATGATCCGTGAGGCTCATGAATATAATTTTGTTGGTTTATGTCTGCCGCCATTTTGGGTCAAAAAAGCCAAGCGTGATTTAGGCAAAGCTGATGTGCAAATGGTTACGGTAGTAGGTTTTCCTCTTGGTTATCAGATGTCTCAAACGAAGGAAGCGGAAATTCAGAAAGCTTTGAAAGATGGGGCTGATGAGCTGGATGTGGTGATGAATATTTCAGCATTCAAATCGGGTTTGCCCTGGACTAAAATTGAGTTAGCAAAGTATGCTGGTATCATTCATGAGCAGGAAGCATTTTTAAAAGTGATTATTGAAACTGCTTATTTATCGGAAGAAGAAATCCGAATAGCCTGTAAGCTTTGTGCGGATGCGGGTGCAGATTTCGTGAAAACCTCTACCGGCATGGCTTCTGAAGGTGCTAAAATAGAAGATATCAAATTGATGCGTGCGTGTCTGCCTTCTAATGTAGGCATAAAAGCTTCAGGTGGAATCAAAACTTATGAGCAAGCAAAAGCTTTTTTAGAAGCTGGTGCGGACCGCATTGGCACTTCATCAGCCGTTCGTATTGTACAATATAAAAATGAACAAGCACCATGA
- a CDS encoding lmo0937 family membrane protein: MSGLLYLIAIILLIGWLLGFFVFSLGSFIHILLVIAIIAILFRLIRGRGI, from the coding sequence ATGAGTGGCTTATTGTATCTCATAGCCATCATCCTACTTATTGGGTGGTTGCTTGGATTTTTTGTATTTAGTTTGGGAAGTTTTATTCACATACTGCTTGTAATCGCTATCATAGCCATATTATTTAGGCTAATCAGAGGAAGAGGAATATAG
- a CDS encoding cysteine desulfurase family protein encodes MQVYLDNAATTPLTPEVFEAMKPYMLEFYGNPSSTHAHGRATRSAIEKARKGVADLLHASPSEIFFTSGGTEADNTAIKCAIESLDIRSAITSPLEHHAVLHALQALAAKKQIKLNYVHTDSKGNIDYDHLKALLDGNERSFVSIMQGNNEIGNLNDIGLISEICAFHDAIFHSDTVQTLAHYPHNLSKLKIHSIIGSAHKFHGPKGAGLLYIKKGHQIAPFIHGGSQERNMRGGTENLYGIIGLAKALEIAYEGMNEHRKHILALKQRMIKGLKERVPGITFNGESGNMDKSLYTVLNVSLPPSTDADMLLFNLDLHKISVSGGSACSSGSQLGSHVLQALSADPERGAIRFSFSKYNTLEEIHYVVDKLANMYNPVSI; translated from the coding sequence ATGCAGGTCTATTTAGATAATGCTGCCACAACACCACTGACCCCTGAGGTATTTGAGGCCATGAAGCCCTATATGTTGGAGTTTTACGGTAATCCTTCTTCTACCCATGCGCACGGAAGAGCTACTCGCTCGGCGATAGAAAAAGCACGTAAAGGGGTAGCTGATCTGCTTCATGCTTCTCCTTCAGAAATTTTCTTTACCTCGGGAGGCACAGAAGCTGATAATACTGCCATTAAGTGTGCGATTGAATCGCTTGATATACGTAGTGCCATTACCTCTCCTCTGGAGCATCATGCAGTATTACATGCTCTACAGGCTCTGGCAGCTAAAAAGCAGATAAAGCTGAATTATGTACATACTGATAGCAAAGGAAATATTGATTATGACCATCTGAAGGCTTTGCTAGATGGTAATGAACGTTCGTTCGTATCTATTATGCAGGGCAATAATGAAATTGGGAACTTAAACGATATTGGCCTAATCAGTGAAATATGCGCCTTTCATGATGCTATTTTTCATTCTGATACGGTACAGACTTTGGCTCACTATCCCCATAATTTAAGTAAACTTAAGATACATAGCATCATTGGTTCGGCGCACAAATTTCATGGTCCAAAAGGAGCAGGTTTATTGTATATCAAAAAAGGACATCAAATTGCTCCCTTTATTCATGGAGGCTCACAGGAAAGAAATATGAGAGGAGGAACTGAAAACCTTTATGGTATCATTGGGCTTGCCAAAGCTTTGGAAATAGCGTATGAAGGGATGAATGAACATCGGAAACATATCCTAGCTCTCAAGCAACGCATGATAAAAGGCCTGAAGGAGAGAGTCCCGGGAATTACTTTCAACGGAGAATCCGGCAATATGGATAAAAGTCTGTACACTGTACTTAATGTTAGTTTGCCTCCTTCTACTGATGCAGATATGCTTCTTTTTAATTTAGACCTGCACAAAATCTCTGTTTCCGGAGGTTCAGCTTGTTCCAGTGGATCTCAGTTAGGCTCACACGTTTTGCAGGCTCTATCCGCTGATCCCGAAAGAGGAGCTATCCGTTTTTCCTTTAGTAAGTACAATACCCTAGAAGAAATACATTATGTAGTGGATAAGTTAGCCAATATGTATAATCCGGTCAGCATTTGA
- a CDS encoding translocation/assembly module TamB domain-containing protein, with product MAINSPKEHISHLPKWAQRLLYIFSALIILWLVIYIAFRTPAVQSYLTGLAEDKVSTMINTKVSIGGIDIDFLDQIILEEVYIEDQQGDTLLYSGRLDVAFDPWAAVNKTISIDHVIIADTYINLYQLEGTDTLNFEFIPEAFASDTTTQTQEDTTSSSWNIQANELLLSNIRFDYNADSTMMHLALNKLNLLFDKIAMEEQVLSASELDIDGLAFRMQLPATPSDTTGSSATSSQEEADTTDSNVINPSGYTFEFGEIMIANSKIGYQVGQVQNDSTTRQMNFENLALADIQLEVENVLVGAKEVSLDLPLMAFTEANSGFRLEELAAQVRMDMPSIALTLNELRTAYSEMNGNVEYGMRLSDNTAELMNSISLDIDWNETILGMQDVSYFSDALSSYPAISDTEAQLNWRMSMQNGEGVMDLMELTLADQARLVAEASFKDLGALDSSIAGSPYFNFNLNEFSTDYAFLSSILDDSTAQYLKTLNQKNLLLTAQVEGTLEDIEGNANLETGIGRLLANGSYQASANGANIKANLDAKQFDIKAVMLALGNPDSVASEYGNLSMVADLEAVQSFGQDTSLSSLNANILVQNFGYKGYQYEGLKVDAQKRNDAIEASIDYEDSLLQMHANAQANLNEEDSEYQMEMSLENANLFRLNLVEDSIIINNTHLQAEAQGNTLDNIVGTFKVTESSIIRGKDGYELDSLVLVAENSAEGRSINFYSDYIDAGITGQFSLAVLPTAIEEFRQYYMSAYEAPLNKTDTINTDETNQELFVNIDIRETPIIAKAFMPSLNIAQPISANAYFNSNRKKLTFRFYAPNVIYQDYRVDSLLFTAQTSQKAIRFNTKSNYIAIGDLTIPEVLLRGNLSGVKEDSLEEDREQLFATQVDLNLKVGAEDAPYRLDLNTILNSSQDTISVKLNSSELVLEEEPWEISPNASILYANNFLEIDSFYLRQDEQIIQINTNNEQQETNLQVLIDQLAIGPLLASLDMNDYMIGGSLNVEASLQNLFNAGDLESNLTIDDLVVRDMPVGTLELMVSGENLATPEGTTPLQMQMNLNGSNNELALEGNYRLDSGYFDFDVNMERFQLDPWQTFMQDYVEELEGVLQANLQLQGTASDPSITGNFTFADEVSLIPSITGAQYYINNQTLEFNGDELVFNEFTILDSARTEATIDGNISFADLSNPVLNLAFDTDNFQFVNSENYQNESFYGRVFATAFLEIVGEVDNLNVTGDVSVNEGTDMIIAMVDEAGEAAQAEYIQFVDATGGNAFLKADTIAGDSTAVSEPDSLDNQTLEIRGFSLSTNISISPEAQFTIIIDPVNGDQITASGEGELNVSMSPTGEMNMQGTYILEDGAYVLTFAQVVKKEFQIREGSTLTWAGDPANARFDITAVYTAETTVDGMLTAVYQEEIRQSGGGSYITTEQPVNVLMNISGELTEPELSFDIEIPELEASGMSAQIIQNLVEQMQQDETQLYKQVFALIVLNRFLPVEGGFGSGGGGSPLTNVNQKIDQSLSRMLSSTLTNLGEDYLGGVQIDLNLESDELQAQNTALADRDLNLQVSKQFFSDRLTISAGGMTSLNTNSSAGAGGASDNQFYGEFEVLYRLDDKGNLNIRIFQNSERDIFTNEVDIRQGFSLRHQKTFDKIFEDDDQVLRSRPNSEEDEENDEEKEEQSSKGDTALDNAQRHKRNRK from the coding sequence TTGGCTATTAACTCTCCTAAAGAACATATATCCCACTTGCCCAAATGGGCACAACGGTTACTATACATTTTTAGTGCACTCATCATATTATGGTTGGTAATATATATTGCTTTCCGCACCCCTGCAGTACAGTCTTACCTTACAGGTTTGGCAGAAGATAAAGTGTCTACTATGATCAATACCAAGGTAAGTATTGGTGGTATAGACATAGATTTTTTGGATCAGATTATTCTGGAAGAAGTGTACATAGAAGATCAACAGGGAGATACGCTGCTCTATAGCGGGAGACTGGATGTAGCTTTTGATCCCTGGGCAGCGGTGAATAAAACCATCAGTATAGATCATGTAATTATTGCAGACACCTATATCAATTTGTATCAACTAGAAGGTACTGATACACTGAATTTTGAATTCATTCCGGAAGCATTTGCCTCAGATACCACCACCCAGACACAGGAAGATACTACTTCCTCTTCCTGGAATATCCAGGCCAATGAGCTTTTGCTCAGCAATATTCGCTTCGACTACAATGCAGACAGCACAATGATGCATCTGGCACTTAACAAGCTTAACCTGCTTTTTGACAAAATTGCAATGGAAGAGCAAGTACTTAGTGCCAGTGAATTGGATATTGATGGGTTGGCTTTTCGTATGCAGTTACCAGCTACTCCCTCTGATACTACTGGATCTTCTGCTACCTCATCACAGGAAGAGGCCGATACTACGGATAGCAATGTTATAAATCCCAGTGGCTATACATTTGAGTTTGGTGAAATAATGATAGCCAATAGTAAGATTGGCTATCAAGTAGGGCAAGTGCAAAATGATAGCACTACCCGGCAAATGAATTTTGAAAATCTTGCCCTCGCCGATATCCAGCTGGAGGTAGAAAATGTGTTGGTTGGCGCAAAGGAAGTTTCTCTGGACTTACCACTTATGGCTTTTACAGAAGCTAATAGTGGTTTCCGTCTGGAAGAGCTGGCTGCTCAGGTGAGAATGGACATGCCCTCTATAGCCCTTACTTTAAATGAACTACGTACCGCCTACTCAGAAATGAATGGTAATGTAGAGTATGGCATGCGCTTGTCAGACAATACAGCTGAACTGATGAACAGTATCAGCCTGGATATTGATTGGAATGAAACTATTTTGGGTATGCAGGATGTCAGCTATTTTTCGGACGCGCTGAGCAGCTACCCGGCAATAAGTGACACAGAGGCTCAACTGAATTGGCGGATGAGTATGCAAAATGGCGAAGGTGTGATGGATCTTATGGAGCTTACCCTGGCTGATCAGGCAAGATTAGTGGCAGAGGCTTCTTTCAAAGACTTAGGTGCTTTAGATTCTAGCATAGCCGGATCACCTTATTTTAATTTTAACTTAAACGAATTCAGTACAGACTATGCTTTTCTGAGCAGTATACTGGATGACTCCACAGCACAATATCTGAAAACCTTAAACCAGAAAAACCTCCTACTTACAGCGCAGGTTGAGGGTACCTTAGAAGATATAGAAGGGAATGCCAATCTGGAAACCGGAATAGGAAGACTGCTGGCTAATGGGAGCTATCAGGCTTCGGCAAATGGAGCTAATATCAAAGCAAACCTTGATGCCAAGCAATTTGACATAAAAGCCGTCATGTTGGCTCTGGGTAATCCTGATAGTGTAGCCAGCGAATACGGAAATTTATCTATGGTTGCAGATTTGGAAGCCGTACAATCTTTTGGACAGGACACCAGTCTCAGCAGCTTGAATGCTAATATATTGGTACAAAACTTTGGATACAAAGGATATCAGTACGAAGGACTAAAGGTAGATGCGCAGAAAAGGAATGATGCTATAGAAGCAAGCATAGACTATGAAGATAGCTTACTTCAAATGCATGCCAATGCACAGGCTAACCTGAATGAGGAAGATAGCGAGTATCAGATGGAGATGAGCCTGGAAAATGCAAATCTTTTCCGACTAAATCTGGTGGAGGACAGTATCATTATCAATAACACTCATCTGCAGGCGGAGGCTCAGGGAAATACTTTGGATAATATAGTAGGTACATTCAAAGTTACCGAATCCAGCATCATCAGAGGTAAAGATGGATATGAGCTGGATTCTTTGGTACTGGTGGCCGAAAATTCCGCAGAAGGTCGTTCCATTAACTTTTATTCAGATTATATAGATGCAGGCATTACCGGTCAGTTTAGTCTTGCCGTTTTGCCTACAGCAATTGAGGAGTTTAGGCAGTATTATATGTCGGCTTACGAAGCGCCACTTAATAAAACGGATACGATCAATACCGACGAAACCAATCAGGAATTGTTTGTCAATATAGATATCAGAGAAACACCGATTATAGCCAAGGCTTTTATGCCTTCATTGAATATTGCTCAGCCAATTTCTGCCAATGCGTACTTCAACAGCAATCGCAAAAAGCTAACCTTTCGTTTTTATGCGCCCAACGTCATATACCAGGATTATCGCGTAGATAGCTTGCTGTTCACGGCCCAAACTTCACAAAAAGCCATCAGGTTCAATACCAAGTCAAATTATATTGCAATAGGGGATCTTACCATTCCTGAGGTCCTTCTAAGGGGGAATTTATCGGGGGTAAAAGAAGATTCTTTGGAAGAAGATAGAGAACAACTTTTTGCTACACAAGTGGATCTTAACCTGAAAGTAGGGGCAGAAGATGCTCCTTATCGCCTGGATCTGAATACAATACTCAATAGTAGCCAGGATACCATTAGCGTGAAGCTGAATTCTTCAGAGTTAGTATTAGAGGAAGAACCATGGGAAATCTCTCCAAATGCTTCTATCCTGTATGCTAACAATTTTTTGGAGATCGATAGCTTCTATCTCAGGCAAGATGAACAGATTATCCAAATAAATACCAATAACGAGCAGCAGGAAACCAATTTGCAGGTATTGATAGATCAGCTGGCCATTGGTCCGCTTCTGGCCAGCCTTGACATGAATGATTATATGATTGGTGGCTCCCTTAACGTAGAAGCTTCTTTGCAAAACCTTTTTAATGCCGGGGATCTGGAATCTAATCTCACTATCGATGATCTGGTGGTAAGAGATATGCCGGTAGGAACGCTTGAGCTTATGGTCAGTGGAGAAAATCTGGCTACTCCTGAAGGAACTACCCCTCTCCAAATGCAAATGAATTTAAATGGAAGCAACAATGAACTTGCATTGGAAGGTAATTATAGGCTGGATTCAGGGTATTTTGATTTTGATGTTAATATGGAACGTTTCCAACTGGACCCCTGGCAGACTTTCATGCAGGATTATGTGGAAGAACTTGAGGGTGTGCTGCAAGCCAATCTTCAGCTTCAGGGGACAGCAAGCGATCCATCAATTACCGGTAATTTTACCTTTGCTGATGAGGTAAGCCTCATTCCCAGTATTACGGGCGCACAATATTATATAAATAACCAAACGCTTGAGTTCAATGGAGATGAACTGGTCTTTAATGAATTTACAATATTGGATTCGGCCCGTACAGAAGCGACAATAGATGGAAATATCAGCTTTGCAGATCTGAGTAACCCAGTCTTGAATTTGGCATTTGATACTGACAACTTTCAGTTTGTCAACAGTGAAAATTATCAGAATGAAAGCTTTTATGGGAGAGTTTTTGCCACCGCTTTCCTGGAAATAGTAGGTGAGGTTGACAATCTCAACGTCACAGGAGATGTTTCTGTAAACGAAGGTACAGACATGATCATTGCGATGGTGGATGAAGCTGGTGAAGCTGCTCAGGCAGAATACATTCAGTTTGTGGATGCTACAGGGGGAAACGCATTTTTGAAAGCAGATACAATTGCCGGAGATAGTACAGCGGTCAGCGAGCCTGATTCTTTGGACAACCAAACATTGGAAATCAGAGGTTTTAGCTTATCTACCAATATCAGCATCAGTCCTGAAGCACAATTCACCATTATTATAGACCCTGTAAATGGGGATCAGATTACAGCTTCAGGAGAGGGAGAGCTAAATGTTTCTATGAGTCCTACCGGGGAGATGAATATGCAGGGAACCTATATTTTGGAGGATGGAGCTTATGTACTCACCTTCGCTCAGGTTGTAAAAAAAGAATTTCAGATCAGAGAGGGTAGTACGCTCACCTGGGCAGGCGATCCTGCCAATGCCCGCTTTGATATCACAGCAGTATATACAGCAGAAACTACTGTAGACGGCATGCTCACCGCGGTCTATCAAGAAGAAATAAGACAGAGTGGCGGTGGATCATATATCACTACCGAGCAGCCAGTAAATGTGCTGATGAATATTAGCGGAGAACTGACCGAACCTGAACTTAGTTTTGATATTGAAATCCCTGAGCTGGAAGCTAGTGGAATGAGTGCTCAAATTATACAAAATCTTGTAGAGCAAATGCAGCAGGATGAAACTCAGTTGTATAAACAAGTCTTTGCACTCATTGTACTTAACAGATTTTTGCCTGTCGAAGGAGGATTTGGTTCAGGAGGAGGAGGCTCTCCCTTAACCAATGTCAATCAGAAAATAGATCAGAGCCTGAGCCGTATGCTTTCAAGTACACTTACAAATTTGGGTGAAGACTACCTGGGAGGAGTTCAGATTGACCTTAACCTGGAGTCAGATGAGCTACAGGCTCAGAATACTGCGCTGGCCGACCGTGACCTTAACTTGCAGGTATCAAAACAATTTTTCAGTGATCGCCTTACCATAAGCGCAGGTGGAATGACCAGTCTGAACACAAATAGCTCGGCAGGTGCCGGAGGTGCTTCTGATAACCAATTTTATGGAGAATTTGAGGTGCTTTATCGCCTGGATGATAAAGGGAACCTGAATATCAGGATATTTCAAAATAGCGAGAGAGACATTTTTACCAACGAGGTGGACATAAGACAAGGCTTTTCTTTAAGACATCAGAAAACATTTGACAAAATTTTTGAAGATGATGATCAGGTACTGCGTTCCAGACCTAATTCTGAAGAAGATGAAGAAAATGACGAAGAGAAGGAGGAACAGTCGTCAAAAGGGGATACAGCTTTGGATAATGCACAGCGGCATAAACGAAATAGAAAATAG
- the glmM gene encoding phosphoglucosamine mutase: MTLIKSISGIRGTIGGEVGDALTPVDIVKYAAAYGTYIKAQNDKAKVVIGRDARVSGSMVSSLVSATLQGLGIDIVDIELAPTPTVELAVRDEKANGGIIITASHNPAQWNALKLLNADGEFLSAEAGEEVLRIAEEGSFEFATTKKLGSYIITKNYIDKHIKKILALPEVNKDAIQQRNFRIAIDCVNSVGGIAVPQLLEALGVEHVEKFYCEPDGAFKRNPEPLPENLNHICSKIEQGAFDLGIVVDPDVDRLVLIQDNGVPFGEEYTLVAVADYILGLNKGGNTVSNLSSSLALQDVTVKHGGSYIAAAVGEVNVVQAMKTNNAIIGGEGNGGVIFPKVHYGRDALTGIALFLSHLATYGKTMTQLKSTYPQYHISKNKIELNPDIDLDAIIGGIKQKYANMPINTLDGVKISFGKEWVHLRKSNTEAIIRIIAESHSQVTADHLANKLISDIREVISERA; this comes from the coding sequence TTGACTTTAATTAAATCAATTTCCGGTATACGAGGTACTATCGGAGGAGAGGTAGGAGATGCCCTGACTCCGGTAGACATAGTAAAATATGCTGCCGCTTATGGCACATATATTAAAGCACAAAACGATAAAGCCAAAGTAGTGATCGGTCGCGATGCACGTGTTTCCGGTTCTATGGTATCTTCGTTGGTCTCTGCTACCCTACAAGGTCTCGGTATTGATATCGTAGATATTGAACTTGCCCCGACACCTACCGTAGAGCTTGCTGTAAGGGATGAAAAAGCCAATGGCGGTATTATCATCACCGCCAGCCACAATCCAGCCCAGTGGAATGCACTGAAACTGCTGAATGCCGATGGAGAGTTTCTTTCTGCTGAAGCCGGTGAGGAAGTGCTCCGCATTGCGGAAGAAGGCTCTTTTGAGTTTGCAACTACTAAGAAATTAGGGAGCTATATTATTACAAAGAATTATATTGATAAGCATATCAAAAAGATCCTGGCACTCCCTGAGGTCAACAAAGATGCAATTCAGCAGCGTAACTTTAGAATTGCGATTGATTGTGTCAACTCTGTTGGGGGTATCGCGGTACCTCAACTTCTGGAAGCGCTTGGTGTGGAGCATGTAGAAAAATTTTATTGTGAGCCTGATGGTGCTTTTAAGCGTAACCCTGAACCCTTACCTGAAAATCTGAACCACATCTGCTCTAAAATTGAGCAAGGTGCTTTTGACCTGGGTATTGTTGTTGATCCTGATGTGGATCGTCTGGTACTGATTCAAGATAATGGAGTACCCTTTGGAGAGGAGTACACTCTGGTCGCAGTAGCTGATTACATACTGGGATTGAACAAGGGAGGAAATACTGTTTCTAACCTCTCGTCTTCTCTGGCATTGCAGGATGTTACTGTCAAGCATGGAGGAAGCTATATTGCTGCTGCCGTAGGTGAAGTCAATGTGGTACAAGCCATGAAAACTAACAATGCTATCATTGGTGGTGAGGGAAATGGGGGTGTGATTTTTCCTAAAGTACATTATGGACGGGATGCACTTACCGGAATCGCTTTGTTCTTATCTCATCTGGCTACTTATGGGAAGACCATGACGCAATTGAAGTCTACTTATCCTCAGTACCATATTTCCAAGAATAAGATAGAACTGAATCCGGACATTGATCTGGATGCCATTATTGGGGGAATTAAGCAGAAGTACGCCAACATGCCTATCAATACACTGGATGGAGTCAAGATTAGCTTTGGTAAAGAGTGGGTTCATTTGCGCAAGTCTAATACAGAAGCTATTATCAGGATTATTGCTGAATCTCATTCCCAGGTCACAGCTGACCATCTTGCCAATAAACTTATCAGCGATATACGTGAAGTAATTTCAGAAAGAGCATAG
- a CDS encoding acylphosphatase: MKKHYTIRVYGKVQGVFFRANAQDKAESLGVLGWVKNEPDGSVIIEAEGPEEALDEFFSWCKHGPTYAKVERVEYEEQNTQGFARFEIKR; the protein is encoded by the coding sequence ATGAAAAAACATTATACTATCCGAGTGTATGGTAAAGTTCAAGGAGTATTTTTTAGAGCCAATGCCCAGGACAAAGCAGAATCTTTGGGTGTACTGGGTTGGGTAAAAAATGAACCTGATGGCTCTGTCATTATTGAGGCAGAAGGCCCTGAGGAAGCATTAGATGAGTTTTTCTCCTGGTGCAAGCACGGCCCTACCTATGCTAAAGTTGAAAGAGTAGAATATGAAGAACAAAATACCCAGGGTTTTGCCCGTTTTGAAATCAAACGTTAA
- a CDS encoding porin family protein → MSPLFVQAQMDDSRIGIKGGLNASNFYREQVGDQNARLGFHVGLFTEIAVGEAFSIQPELVLSTKGNRATYGADDGVLDLVGAEGEVSTNLTYIDIPILAKVTLGEIINLHVGPYASYLIGASTSTEGDLASGSEELDRDNFKSWDYGLAAGLGVDLAAVTIGARYNLGLVNIAKTTVAEGIFDNSKNSVLQAYIAIGL, encoded by the coding sequence GTGAGCCCTTTATTTGTTCAGGCCCAAATGGATGACTCCCGTATAGGAATAAAAGGAGGTTTGAATGCTTCCAATTTCTATCGTGAACAAGTAGGTGACCAAAATGCACGTCTGGGATTCCATGTAGGTCTTTTTACAGAAATAGCTGTCGGTGAAGCTTTTAGCATACAACCAGAGCTTGTGCTCTCCACCAAAGGAAATCGTGCTACTTATGGCGCTGACGATGGTGTCTTGGACCTGGTTGGGGCTGAAGGTGAAGTATCTACCAATCTGACTTACATTGACATTCCAATACTTGCAAAAGTGACTTTAGGAGAAATCATCAATCTTCATGTAGGCCCTTATGCCAGCTATCTGATTGGAGCTAGTACTTCTACCGAGGGAGATCTGGCGAGTGGTTCGGAAGAGCTGGACAGAGATAACTTTAAATCTTGGGACTATGGATTGGCTGCCGGGCTAGGAGTAGATTTGGCAGCGGTAACTATTGGTGCTCGTTATAATCTGGGATTGGTCAACATTGCTAAAACCACTGTAGCCGAAGGAATATTTGATAACTCTAAAAATTCAGTGCTACAGGCTTATATAGCCATAGGTTTGTAA
- the mazG gene encoding nucleoside triphosphate pyrophosphohydrolase, with translation MTEHKQAQALEAFDRLLTIMEELRAQCPWDRKQTMESLRHLTIEETYELSDAILEGDMKEIQKELGDLALHIVFYSKIASEQQVFDISEVLNGICEKLIVRHPHIYGDVKAEDAATVERNWEQIKLKEKGNSKKTVLGGVPKSLPALIKAMRIQEKARGIGFDWEHKHQVWDKVEEEMEEFKEEEKMGDQEKMQDEYGDLLFSLVNYARFTGINPEEALERTNKKFIRRFNYLEEKVKSEGKNWDNMSLEEMDVYWNEAKKM, from the coding sequence ATGACTGAACATAAGCAAGCACAGGCATTGGAAGCTTTTGACAGATTACTTACCATCATGGAGGAACTCCGAGCACAGTGCCCCTGGGATCGTAAGCAGACCATGGAAAGTCTGCGGCACCTGACTATAGAAGAAACGTATGAATTATCTGATGCCATCCTCGAAGGTGACATGAAAGAGATTCAAAAAGAGCTGGGAGATCTTGCCCTACACATTGTCTTCTATTCTAAAATAGCTTCTGAACAGCAAGTTTTTGATATCTCAGAGGTGCTCAATGGTATCTGCGAAAAGCTGATAGTACGTCATCCCCATATCTACGGAGATGTGAAGGCAGAAGACGCAGCCACAGTAGAGCGTAACTGGGAACAGATTAAATTGAAAGAAAAAGGGAATAGCAAAAAAACCGTGCTGGGAGGAGTCCCCAAATCGCTTCCTGCCCTGATCAAAGCGATGCGTATACAGGAAAAAGCCAGAGGTATAGGTTTTGATTGGGAACACAAACATCAGGTCTGGGACAAGGTTGAAGAAGAAATGGAAGAGTTTAAGGAGGAAGAAAAGATGGGCGATCAGGAGAAAATGCAGGACGAGTATGGAGATTTACTCTTCTCATTGGTCAATTATGCTCGTTTTACAGGTATCAATCCTGAGGAAGCATTGGAAAGAACCAATAAGAAATTTATCAGAAGGTTTAACTATCTCGAAGAAAAGGTAAAATCAGAGGGTAAGAACTGGGATAACATGAGTTTGGAAGAAATGGATGTATATTGGAATGAGGCAAAAAAGATGTAA